A genomic window from Vigna radiata var. radiata cultivar VC1973A chromosome 2, Vradiata_ver6, whole genome shotgun sequence includes:
- the LOC106752957 gene encoding cytochrome P450 72A15-like: MKVMGMMLHQAQSKPIQIDDDVACRLVPFQNQLVKECGKNSFFWYGPKIAVNIMEPEAIKEILNMINDFPKPNLNPLAKLLITGLVDLEGDKWSKHRKIINPAFNLVKLKLVLPAMYDSCNQMMKEWKMLVCETGSCVVDVWPFLNNLTADVISRTAFGSNYEEGKIVFQLLKEQAQLTSKVFQSVYIPGWRFVPTKLNKRMKKIDYEIGNVLRGIIQKQEGIMKTCKASSDNLLGLLLESNQNEIEVGLLKKDVGMNTNDVINECKVFYFAGQETTSVLLNWTMVLLSRFPKWQTLAREEVIEIFGTKEPDYDGLNRLKVVTMILYEVLRLYPPATAITRVIRKETTIGNMSLPAGALATIPIVLVHHDFELWGSDAKEFKPERFSEGISKATNGKVSFIPFGWGPRICIGQNFALLEAKMALSLILQNFKFELSSSYVHAPITVITAQPQFGTHLILQKL; the protein is encoded by the exons ATGAAAGTAATGGGCATGATGCTGCATCAAGCACAATCTAAACCCATACAAATCGACGATGATGTTGCATGTCGCCTGGTTccatttcaaaatcaattggtCAAAGAATGTG GTAAGAATTCGTTTTTCTGGTATGGGCCTAAGATTGCAGTGAATATTATGGAGCCTGAAGCAATAAAGGAGATTCTGAACATGATAAATGACTTTCCGAAGCCAAACCTTAATCCACTTGCCAAGTTACTGATAACAGGACTTGTAGATCTTGAAGGAGACAAATGGTCAAAGCACAGAAAGATCATCAACCCTGCATTTAATCTCGTCAAGCtcaag CTTGTGTTGCCTGCCATGTATGATAGTTGCAACCAGATGATGAAGGAATGGAAGATGTTAGTGTGCGAAACAGGATCATGTGTGGTAGATGTCTGGCCATTCTTAAACAACTTGACAGCTGATGTGATTTCTCGTACAGCTTTCGGAAGTAACtatgaagaaggaaaaatagTATTTCAACTCCTAAAAGAACAAGCTCAACTTACATCCAAGGTCTTTCAATCTGTTTATATTCCAGGGTGGag GTTTGTACCAACGAAATTGAAcaagaggatgaagaagatTGACTATGAAATTGGAAATGTACTTCGTGGAATTATCCAAAAGCAAGAGGGTATTATGAAAACATGCAAAGCTTCCAGTGATAATCTATTAGGCTTACTATTGGAATCAAATCAAAACGAGATTGAAGTTGGATTACTTAAGAAAGATGTTGGAATGAACACCAATGATGTAATTAACGAGTGTAAGGTATTTTACTTTGCCGGACAAGAAACAACATCGGTGCTACTAAATTGGACGATGGTGTTATTGAGTAGATTTCCCAAATGGCAAACACTAGCAAGAGAAGAAGTCATTGAAATTTTTGGCACAAAAGAACCAGATTATGATGGATTAAATCGTCTTAAAGTT GTGACAATGATTTTGTATGAGGTTTTAAGATTATACCCACCGGCTACTGCTATTACAAGAGTCATAAGGAAAGAAACTACAATTGGAAACATGAGCTTACCAGCAGGAGCACTAGCTACTATTCCAATTGTGTTGGTACATCATGATTTTGAATTATGGGGAAGTGATGCAAAAGAGTTCAAACCAGAAAGATTCTCAGAAGGAATCTCAAAAGCAACAAATGGTAAAGTTTCATTTATCCCATTTGGATGGGGTCCTCGAATATGCATTGGCCAAAACTTTGCTTTGCTTGAAGCCAAAATGGCTTTGTCTCTCATTCTGCAAAACTTCAAGTTTGAACTATCTTCCTCCTATGTTCATGCTCCAATTACAGTCATAACTGCTCAACCTCAATTCGGCACGCAccttatattacaaaaattatag